Proteins co-encoded in one Arthrobacter globiformis genomic window:
- a CDS encoding dipeptidase, with protein sequence MTSFPAATPQQYGDSAAGVDTDALRAAVDTDALRAVVDAAFDTTVAQLKDLVAIPGIAWPSFDPAPLDASAEAVANLVRAAGIGDVRILRCDREDGTPGGPAVVARREAAPGKPTILLYAHHDVQPPGDPALWESEPFTAVERNGRLYGRGAADDKAGIMAHVAAYGAVTRVLGDEFGLGVTLFLEGEEEAGSPTFRTFLETHRELLRADVIVVADSSNWKVGVPALTTSLRGLVDGTIEVQVLDHAVHSGMFGGPVLDAPTLLSRLIATLHDDDGSVAIAGLVSRDETTVDLTEEEYRADSSVLDGVKLAGTGTIASRLWTKPALSIIGFDAPAVSVASNTLLPRARAKFSLRLAPGQDPAEAMEAVRRHVETHAPFGAKVTFTPGESGNAFQTDTGSAAAGIALWALGEAWGVPAVEMGIGGSIPFISDLTELYPEVQILVTGVEDPDSRAHSANESLHLGDFRNAVVAEALLLARLNSEGLS encoded by the coding sequence ATGACTTCATTCCCTGCGGCGACCCCGCAACAGTACGGCGACTCCGCGGCCGGCGTTGACACAGACGCCCTGCGGGCCGCCGTTGACACAGACGCCCTGCGGGCCGTCGTTGACGCGGCCTTCGACACCACGGTTGCACAGCTGAAGGACCTGGTGGCCATACCCGGCATCGCCTGGCCCAGCTTTGACCCTGCCCCACTGGACGCCAGCGCCGAGGCTGTGGCCAATCTGGTGCGCGCGGCGGGCATTGGGGACGTCCGGATCCTGCGGTGCGACAGGGAAGATGGCACCCCCGGCGGGCCCGCCGTGGTGGCACGCCGCGAGGCCGCGCCCGGCAAACCGACCATTCTTCTCTACGCCCACCACGACGTCCAGCCCCCAGGTGATCCGGCACTGTGGGAGTCCGAGCCGTTTACCGCCGTCGAACGCAACGGGCGGCTCTACGGGCGCGGCGCGGCCGACGACAAGGCCGGGATCATGGCCCACGTCGCCGCCTACGGCGCTGTCACCCGGGTGCTCGGTGACGAATTCGGACTGGGCGTCACCCTGTTCCTCGAAGGGGAGGAGGAGGCCGGTTCGCCGACCTTCAGGACGTTCCTCGAAACCCACCGCGAACTGCTCCGCGCCGACGTTATCGTGGTGGCCGATTCCAGCAACTGGAAGGTGGGCGTCCCGGCCCTGACCACCAGCCTGCGCGGGCTGGTCGACGGAACTATCGAGGTGCAGGTCCTCGACCACGCCGTGCATTCGGGAATGTTCGGCGGGCCGGTGCTCGATGCGCCCACCCTGCTCTCGCGCCTGATCGCCACACTCCACGATGACGATGGCAGCGTGGCCATTGCGGGGCTGGTTAGCCGGGACGAAACCACCGTGGACCTCACCGAGGAGGAGTACCGGGCGGATTCGTCAGTGCTCGACGGCGTGAAGCTGGCAGGCACGGGGACCATCGCCTCGCGACTGTGGACCAAGCCGGCCCTGTCGATCATCGGCTTCGATGCGCCGGCCGTCAGCGTAGCCTCCAACACCCTGCTGCCCCGCGCCCGAGCCAAGTTCAGCCTGCGGCTGGCCCCCGGACAGGACCCGGCGGAAGCCATGGAAGCGGTGCGCCGGCACGTTGAAACCCACGCACCGTTCGGCGCCAAGGTGACCTTCACACCGGGGGAGAGCGGCAACGCCTTCCAGACGGACACAGGTTCGGCAGCTGCCGGCATCGCTTTGTGGGCGCTTGGCGAGGCCTGGGGCGTTCCGGCCGTGGAAATGGGGATCGGCGGTTCGATTCCGTTCATCAGTGACCTGACCGAGCTGTACCCCGAGGTCCAGATCCTGGTCACGGGCGTGGAGGACCCCGATTCCCGCGCCCACTCCGCCAACGAGTCGCTGCACCTCGGGGACTTCCGAAATGCGGTGGTGGCCGAGGCCCTGCTCTTGGCGCGGCTGAATTCAGAAGGGCTCAGCTAG
- a CDS encoding alpha/beta hydrolase, whose translation MEWQSDILGPGFESCAFEAAGEDGVRRKATLVRFTPPDASGVGSAGPRRAVLFLHGWSDYFFNVELARFWDAHGFEFFALDMHNHGRSLQPGTHGGYVADLGNYDAEIVTAVGMIAESGGAGPVQLALMGHSTGGLVAALWASRNPGAVSQLVLNSPWLEMHGSALVRRAAWTMVEPIARLRPEAVLRLPERGFYWRSISSSAEGEWTLDPAYRPPLAFPVRAAWLSAILAGQAKVARGLRIGVPILVLLSAASENGMVWSEEMRRADAVLDVNTIAARAVSLGRSVTVERIDGALHDVFLSRTDVRADAYSRLARWIRGYAA comes from the coding sequence ATGGAGTGGCAGAGCGACATCCTGGGGCCGGGCTTCGAGTCCTGCGCCTTCGAAGCCGCGGGCGAAGACGGCGTCCGCCGCAAGGCGACGCTGGTCCGCTTCACTCCCCCGGATGCCTCCGGGGTCGGTTCTGCCGGGCCGCGCCGGGCGGTGCTCTTCCTGCATGGCTGGAGCGACTACTTCTTCAATGTTGAGCTGGCGCGGTTCTGGGACGCGCACGGCTTCGAGTTCTTTGCCTTGGACATGCACAACCATGGCCGCAGCCTGCAGCCGGGCACCCACGGCGGCTACGTCGCGGATCTGGGAAACTATGACGCCGAGATCGTTACCGCAGTGGGCATGATCGCCGAGTCCGGCGGGGCAGGACCCGTGCAGCTCGCGCTCATGGGCCATTCCACGGGCGGCCTCGTGGCAGCCCTGTGGGCCAGCCGCAATCCCGGTGCGGTTTCCCAGCTGGTCCTGAACAGTCCCTGGCTGGAAATGCACGGCAGCGCCCTGGTCCGGCGCGCGGCCTGGACCATGGTGGAGCCGATCGCCCGCCTGCGGCCGGAGGCGGTGCTCAGGCTACCGGAACGCGGTTTCTACTGGCGGAGCATCAGCAGTTCCGCCGAAGGCGAGTGGACACTGGACCCCGCCTACCGGCCGCCCCTGGCTTTTCCGGTGCGCGCCGCCTGGCTCAGTGCCATCCTGGCCGGGCAGGCCAAGGTGGCGCGCGGCCTGCGCATCGGGGTCCCCATTCTGGTGCTGCTGTCCGCCGCGAGTGAGAACGGGATGGTGTGGAGCGAAGAGATGCGCCGGGCGGACGCGGTGCTGGACGTCAACACCATTGCCGCCCGTGCCGTGTCGCTGGGCAGGAGCGTCACCGTGGAGCGCATCGACGGCGCCCTCCACGATGTGTTCCTTTCCCGCACCGATGTGCGGGCCGACGCCTACAGCCGCCTGGCCAGGTGGATCAGGGGTTACGCCGCCTAA
- the ctaC gene encoding aa3-type cytochrome oxidase subunit II, translating to MSSQNRTGSRRKTITTITGLATAGALVLTGCSPEVEKGWLPTERGTTNHTDRIMDLWVNSWIAALVVGIITWGLIVWCLVAYRRRKGTVGFPRQTSFNLPLEVFYLTIPLFMVLVFFYFTDRDQQAIDDRSQPADVVVDVRGKQWAWDFNYKKGDVITEDVHEAGVQAHLTGKEVDKEKLPTLYLPVNKSVDLELNSRDVIHSFWVPAFLQKRDMIPGKTNYIRFTPTKEGTYDGKCAELCGEYHSEMLFRVKVVSESEFQAHMNQLRQDGNTGLLGPEYDRNPNLNATK from the coding sequence GTGAGTTCGCAGAACCGAACCGGCAGCCGACGCAAAACGATCACTACGATCACTGGCTTGGCAACTGCCGGCGCGTTGGTTTTGACTGGATGTTCGCCAGAGGTAGAGAAGGGGTGGCTGCCCACCGAGCGTGGCACCACCAATCACACTGACCGCATCATGGACCTCTGGGTCAACTCATGGATTGCCGCCCTCGTGGTGGGCATCATCACTTGGGGCCTGATCGTCTGGTGCCTCGTTGCCTACCGCCGCCGCAAGGGCACCGTGGGCTTCCCGCGGCAGACCAGCTTCAACCTGCCCCTTGAGGTCTTCTACCTGACAATCCCGCTCTTCATGGTCCTGGTGTTCTTCTACTTCACCGACCGCGACCAGCAGGCGATCGATGACCGCTCGCAGCCGGCCGACGTCGTAGTGGACGTCCGCGGCAAGCAGTGGGCGTGGGACTTCAACTATAAAAAGGGCGACGTCATCACCGAAGACGTCCACGAAGCCGGTGTCCAGGCGCACCTGACCGGTAAGGAAGTGGACAAGGAGAAGCTCCCCACCCTCTACCTGCCCGTCAACAAGTCCGTGGACCTGGAACTGAACTCGCGCGACGTCATCCACTCCTTCTGGGTTCCTGCATTCCTGCAGAAGAGGGACATGATCCCGGGCAAGACGAACTACATCCGGTTCACCCCCACCAAAGAGGGCACCTACGACGGCAAGTGCGCCGAGCTCTGCGGTGAGTACCACTCCGAAATGCTGTTCCGCGTCAAGGTTGTTTCCGAGTCCGAATTCCAGGCTCACATGAACCAGCTTCGCCAGGACGGCAACACGGGCCTGCTCGGCCCTGAGTATGACCGCAACCCGAACCTGAACGCTACGAAGTAA
- the recO gene encoding DNA repair protein RecO: MGRLSVVQSFAARSYRDDAVVLRTHKLGEADRIITLLTKHHGQVRAVAKGVRRTTSRFGARLEPFMVADLQLVSGKTLDIVTQAVAKGAYGGNIAADYGRYTVAAAMTETAEKLTDVDGEAGTAQYNLLVGALASLSRGDHAPELILDSYLLRALSTGGWAPSFTDCARCGAPGPHTAFSAPLGGMVCGDCRPPGSPAPAPATVSLLGALLTGDWRTADASLPLNRRESAGLVASYLQWHLERVLKSLKHVERT; this comes from the coding sequence ATGGGAAGATTAAGCGTGGTCCAATCATTTGCAGCGCGCAGCTACCGCGACGACGCCGTGGTGTTGCGCACCCACAAGCTGGGCGAGGCGGACCGCATCATCACCCTCCTGACCAAGCACCACGGCCAGGTCAGGGCGGTGGCCAAAGGGGTCCGGCGGACCACCAGCCGCTTCGGCGCCCGCCTGGAGCCCTTCATGGTGGCAGACCTGCAGCTCGTGTCCGGCAAGACCCTCGACATCGTGACGCAGGCCGTCGCGAAAGGGGCGTACGGGGGCAACATCGCCGCCGACTACGGGCGGTACACGGTGGCAGCGGCCATGACCGAGACCGCGGAAAAGCTCACCGACGTCGACGGTGAAGCCGGAACCGCGCAGTACAACCTTCTGGTCGGCGCCCTGGCCTCGCTGAGCCGCGGGGACCATGCGCCGGAGCTGATCCTGGATTCCTACCTGCTGCGGGCCCTTTCAACCGGCGGCTGGGCGCCCAGCTTCACCGACTGCGCGCGCTGCGGCGCGCCCGGACCCCACACCGCCTTCTCTGCCCCGCTGGGTGGCATGGTCTGCGGCGACTGCCGCCCGCCGGGCTCGCCGGCACCGGCGCCGGCGACGGTCTCCCTGCTGGGTGCGCTGCTTACCGGTGACTGGCGGACAGCGGATGCCTCCCTTCCGCTCAACCGCAGGGAATCCGCGGGTCTGGTGGCAAGCTATCTGCAGTGGCACCTGGAGCGTGTCCTGAAATCCCTCAAACATGTGGAGCGTACCTAA
- the ctaD gene encoding aa3-type cytochrome oxidase subunit I → MAIYTQTPGILEAPVVPKSKGRIVVNWITSTDHKTIGYMYLIASFVFFCFGGVMALLIRAELFEPGMQILQTKEQYNQLFTMHGTVMLLMFATPLFAGFANVIMPLQIGAPDVAFPRLNALAFWFFLFGSTIAVSGFITPQGAASFGWFAYAPLSNTTFSPGVGGDLWVFGLALSGFGTILGAVNFITTIICMRAPGMTMWRMPIFTWNTLVTAILVLMAFPPLAAALFALGADRRFGAHIFDPENGGAVLWQHLFWFFGHPEVYIIALPFFGIVSEIFPVFSRKPIFGYKGLVYATIAIAALSVTVWAHHMYVTGSVLLPFFSFMTMLIAVPTGVKFFNWIGTMWRGSITFETPMLWSIGFLITFLFGGLTGIILASPPLDFHVSDSYFVVAHFHYVVFGTVVFAMFAGFYFWWPKWTGKMLNERLGKIHFWLLFLGFHGTFLIQHWLGVEGMPRRYADYLVEDNFTWMNQFSTIASFVLGASLIPFFWNVYITARSAEKVQVDDPWGFGASLEWATSCPPPRHNFTSLPRIRSERPALDLHHPELSQSHTIESPAPAASVLGNADQKDTAQ, encoded by the coding sequence GTGGCTATTTACACCCAGACCCCCGGGATCCTCGAGGCTCCCGTAGTTCCCAAATCCAAGGGGCGCATCGTCGTCAACTGGATCACCTCCACGGACCACAAGACCATCGGGTACATGTACCTGATCGCGTCCTTCGTGTTCTTCTGCTTCGGCGGCGTGATGGCCCTGCTCATCCGCGCCGAGCTCTTCGAGCCGGGTATGCAGATCCTGCAGACCAAGGAGCAGTACAACCAGCTGTTCACCATGCACGGCACGGTCATGCTGCTGATGTTCGCCACCCCGCTCTTCGCCGGCTTTGCGAACGTGATCATGCCGCTGCAGATCGGTGCACCGGACGTCGCGTTCCCCCGACTGAATGCACTGGCCTTCTGGTTCTTCCTGTTCGGTTCCACCATCGCCGTTTCCGGCTTCATCACCCCGCAGGGTGCTGCGTCGTTCGGCTGGTTCGCATACGCGCCGCTTTCCAACACCACCTTCAGCCCCGGCGTCGGCGGTGACCTGTGGGTCTTCGGCCTGGCACTGTCCGGCTTCGGCACCATCCTCGGCGCGGTCAACTTCATCACCACCATCATCTGCATGCGTGCCCCGGGCATGACCATGTGGCGCATGCCGATCTTCACGTGGAACACCCTCGTCACGGCCATCCTGGTCCTGATGGCGTTCCCGCCGCTGGCCGCAGCACTCTTCGCCCTCGGCGCGGACCGCCGCTTCGGTGCCCACATCTTCGACCCGGAGAACGGCGGCGCCGTCCTGTGGCAGCACCTGTTCTGGTTCTTCGGCCACCCCGAGGTGTACATCATTGCCCTGCCGTTCTTCGGCATCGTGTCCGAGATCTTCCCGGTCTTCAGCCGCAAGCCGATCTTCGGCTACAAGGGCCTGGTCTACGCGACCATCGCGATCGCTGCCTTGTCCGTAACCGTGTGGGCGCACCACATGTACGTCACCGGCTCCGTGCTGCTGCCGTTCTTCTCCTTCATGACCATGCTCATCGCAGTCCCCACCGGCGTGAAGTTCTTCAACTGGATCGGCACCATGTGGCGCGGTTCCATCACCTTTGAGACCCCCATGCTGTGGAGCATCGGCTTCCTCATCACGTTCCTCTTCGGCGGCCTGACCGGCATCATCCTGGCCTCCCCGCCGCTGGACTTCCACGTCTCCGACTCGTACTTCGTGGTGGCGCACTTCCACTACGTGGTCTTCGGCACCGTGGTGTTCGCGATGTTCGCCGGCTTCTACTTCTGGTGGCCGAAGTGGACGGGCAAGATGCTCAACGAGCGCCTCGGCAAGATCCACTTCTGGCTCCTGTTCCTGGGCTTCCACGGCACCTTCCTGATCCAGCACTGGCTCGGCGTCGAGGGCATGCCCCGCCGCTACGCCGACTACCTGGTGGAGGACAACTTCACCTGGATGAACCAGTTCTCCACCATTGCCTCGTTTGTCCTGGGTGCGTCCCTGATCCCGTTCTTCTGGAACGTGTACATCACCGCACGCAGCGCCGAGAAGGTTCAGGTTGACGATCCCTGGGGCTTTGGTGCCTCACTCGAGTGGGCCACGTCCTGCCCGCCGCCGCGGCACAACTTCACGTCCCTGCCGCGCATCCGCTCGGAGCGTCCGGCACTGGACCTGCACCACCCTGAGCTCTCCCAGTCACACACCATTGAGTCGCCGGCACCTGCAGCAAGCGTGCTGGGCAACGCCGATCAGAAGGACACCGCGCAATGA
- a CDS encoding isoprenyl transferase, with amino-acid sequence MSLGKKTSPARRRTAPVVAPYPHHSGAVPPSIPAEFVPRHVAIVMDGNGRWANQRGLPRIEGHKAGEPALLDVVAGAIELGIEYVSVYAFSTENWRRSPEEVRFLMGFNKEVLRRQRNQLDDWGVRIRWSGRRPRLWGSVIRELEEAEEYTAGNSTCTLTMCVNYGGRAEITDAVSAIARDVADGRLKPGAITEKTIQKYLDEPDLPDVDLFLRSSGEQRLSNFMLWQSAYAEFVFLDTLWPDVDRRTLWDAVEIYAQRDRRYGGAVDAAQAL; translated from the coding sequence GTGTCCTTGGGAAAGAAGACCAGTCCTGCCCGGCGGCGGACCGCTCCGGTGGTGGCCCCGTACCCGCACCACTCGGGCGCGGTTCCGCCGTCGATTCCGGCCGAGTTCGTGCCCCGGCACGTGGCCATTGTGATGGACGGAAACGGCAGGTGGGCCAACCAGCGCGGCCTGCCGCGGATCGAAGGCCACAAGGCAGGGGAACCCGCCCTGCTCGACGTCGTAGCCGGTGCCATCGAACTCGGCATCGAATACGTCAGCGTGTACGCCTTCTCCACGGAGAACTGGCGCCGGTCGCCCGAGGAAGTCCGGTTCCTGATGGGGTTCAACAAGGAGGTGCTGCGCAGGCAGCGCAACCAGCTGGATGACTGGGGTGTGCGGATCCGCTGGTCCGGCAGGCGTCCCCGGCTTTGGGGCTCGGTGATCCGCGAGCTCGAGGAGGCGGAGGAGTACACCGCAGGAAACAGCACCTGCACGCTGACCATGTGCGTGAACTACGGGGGCCGGGCGGAAATAACGGACGCCGTGTCCGCCATTGCCCGGGACGTGGCCGACGGCAGGCTTAAGCCCGGGGCCATCACCGAGAAGACGATCCAAAAGTACCTCGACGAGCCGGACCTTCCCGACGTCGACCTCTTCCTCCGCAGTTCCGGTGAACAGCGCCTGTCCAACTTCATGCTGTGGCAGTCGGCGTACGCGGAGTTCGTCTTCCTGGACACCCTGTGGCCCGACGTCGACCGCCGGACCCTCTGGGATGCGGTGGAGATCTATGCGCAGCGGGACCGCCGGTACGGCGGGGCGGTGGACGCCGCCCAGGCCCTCTAG
- a CDS encoding quinone-dependent dihydroorotate dehydrogenase: protein MRVYPTFFRLAFSWMDAERAHKIGFKGIRLVHSVGAGRLLERVTAPPASLQTNALGLTFPSPFGLAAGFDKEGHGIEALTELGFGHVEVGTITGQAQPGNEKPRLFRLIEDRAVINRMGFNNDGASAVAPRLKSARAALQRRHAKVRPVIGVNIGKTKVVELEDAVEDYLISARGLAPAADYLVVNVSSPNTPGLRLLQNVETLRPLLKAVGEEADKSAGRHVPLLVKIAPDLTDEDVDDVARLAMDLGLDGIIATNTTISRDGLGSATEKVEACGAGGLSGAPLKSRSLEVLRRLKSVTQDRLTLISVGGVETGQDVQNRLDAGATLVQGYTAFLYEGPFWAARINKELAKNRRKAG from the coding sequence ATGCGCGTATACCCCACATTTTTCAGGCTGGCCTTTTCATGGATGGACGCCGAACGCGCCCACAAGATCGGTTTCAAAGGAATCCGGCTGGTCCATTCCGTGGGAGCGGGTCGACTGCTGGAACGGGTTACGGCACCGCCGGCGTCCCTGCAGACGAACGCGCTCGGCCTGACCTTCCCGTCGCCGTTCGGGCTGGCTGCAGGCTTCGACAAGGAGGGCCACGGGATCGAGGCCCTTACGGAGCTTGGATTCGGTCACGTTGAGGTGGGGACCATCACCGGCCAGGCCCAGCCCGGCAACGAAAAGCCCCGGCTGTTCCGGCTGATTGAGGACCGGGCCGTCATCAACCGGATGGGATTCAACAACGACGGGGCCTCTGCCGTGGCTCCGCGGCTGAAGTCCGCCCGGGCTGCGCTGCAGCGGCGCCATGCCAAGGTGCGGCCTGTGATAGGCGTTAACATCGGCAAAACCAAAGTCGTGGAGCTCGAGGACGCCGTGGAGGACTACCTCATCAGCGCGCGCGGCCTCGCCCCAGCAGCGGACTACCTTGTGGTGAACGTCAGCTCGCCGAACACGCCCGGGCTCCGGCTCCTGCAGAACGTGGAGACGCTCCGGCCGCTGCTGAAGGCAGTAGGGGAGGAAGCCGACAAGTCCGCCGGCAGGCACGTCCCGCTGCTGGTTAAGATCGCCCCTGACCTCACCGACGAGGACGTCGACGACGTCGCCCGGCTGGCGATGGACCTGGGCCTGGACGGCATCATTGCCACGAACACCACCATCAGCCGCGATGGGCTCGGTTCTGCAACGGAAAAGGTGGAGGCCTGCGGTGCCGGCGGTCTGTCGGGTGCTCCGCTGAAGAGCCGTTCGCTGGAGGTGCTGCGCCGGCTGAAGTCGGTCACGCAGGACAGGCTGACGCTGATTTCCGTGGGCGGCGTGGAGACCGGCCAGGACGTCCAAAACCGACTGGACGCGGGCGCCACCCTGGTACAGGGCTACACCGCCTTCCTGTACGAAGGGCCGTTCTGGGCCGCCCGGATCAATAAGGAACTGGCCAAGAACCGCCGGAAAGCCGGTTAA
- a CDS encoding DUF3043 domain-containing protein gives MFGRKKEAPAAQDVVDQQAAEAAAVAGKGAPTPKRKAQVAARKRPLVPEDRKASKEAERAAAQEQRLKMRQALDTGDERFLPIRDKGPQKRFARDYVDARFSLGEYLMFGALVFVIISLVVPASSNMMVYVLGGFWVMFLAVFVDVFILSRKLRKRLAEKFGEVERGTVWYGSMRSLQFRKLRLPKPLVRRGQYPS, from the coding sequence GTGTTCGGACGTAAAAAGGAAGCGCCAGCGGCGCAGGATGTAGTTGACCAGCAGGCTGCCGAGGCAGCCGCAGTAGCAGGCAAAGGCGCACCCACGCCCAAGCGCAAAGCACAGGTAGCGGCCCGCAAGCGCCCCCTCGTGCCGGAGGACCGCAAGGCCTCCAAGGAAGCGGAGCGTGCCGCCGCCCAGGAGCAGCGCCTGAAGATGCGCCAGGCACTGGATACCGGCGACGAACGGTTCCTGCCGATCCGCGACAAGGGCCCGCAGAAGCGGTTTGCCCGTGATTACGTGGACGCCCGCTTCAGCCTGGGCGAGTACCTCATGTTCGGCGCCTTGGTGTTCGTCATCATCTCCCTCGTGGTGCCTGCCAGCAGCAACATGATGGTTTACGTGCTGGGCGGCTTCTGGGTAATGTTCCTGGCTGTTTTCGTGGACGTGTTCATCCTGTCCCGCAAGCTCCGCAAGCGCCTCGCCGAAAAGTTCGGCGAAGTTGAGCGCGGCACCGTCTGGTACGGCTCCATGCGTTCGCTGCAGTTCCGCAAGCTTCGCCTGCCCAAGCCCCTGGTCCGCCGCGGGCAGTACCCCTCCTGA
- the leuA gene encoding 2-isopropylmalate synthase — MRNAQKPSGMPIHRYIPFQDQIKVDLPDRTWPDKIITTAPRWCAVDLRDGNQALIDPMSPARKMKMFDLLVRMGYKEIEVGFPSASQTDFDFVRQLIEGNHIPDDVTIQVLTQAREHLIERTYESLVGARQAIVHLYNSTSVLQRRVVFNQDEDGILDIALQGARLCKKYEETLGDTHITYEYSPESFTGTELEYAVRVCNAVADVFEASADRQVIINLPATVEMATPNVYADSIEWMSRHLHPREGIILSLHPHNDRGTGVAAAELGYQAGADRIEGCLFGNGERTGNVDLVTLGLNMFVQGIDPMIDFSDIDDVRRTVEYCNQLPVAERAPYGGDLVFTAFSGSHQDAIKKGLEALEKDAAAAGKDVSDFTWQVPYLPVDPKDLGRSYEAVIRVNSQSGKGGVAYLLKNEHSLDLPRRAQIEFSGVIQRQTDTVGGEVSGAQLWQLFQDEYLPSAKAESQWGRYSLGSVKTETDEDGSMTLHASLGVDGTHVSRTGTGNGPIAALLDILGQDGVDVRVLDYSEHALSEGGSALAAAYVECAVGERVLWGVGIDSNTSTSALKAVISAVNRAIRDAQA, encoded by the coding sequence ATGCGAAACGCACAGAAGCCCTCGGGAATGCCGATCCACCGCTACATCCCCTTCCAGGACCAGATCAAGGTCGATCTGCCAGATCGTACCTGGCCGGACAAGATCATCACCACGGCCCCGCGCTGGTGCGCAGTGGATCTGCGCGACGGCAACCAGGCACTGATCGACCCCATGAGCCCGGCGCGCAAGATGAAGATGTTCGACCTGCTGGTCCGGATGGGCTACAAGGAAATCGAAGTCGGTTTTCCCTCCGCGTCCCAGACCGACTTCGACTTCGTCCGCCAGCTGATCGAGGGCAACCACATCCCGGATGACGTCACCATCCAGGTGCTGACCCAAGCCCGCGAACACCTCATCGAGCGGACTTACGAGTCCCTGGTGGGCGCCAGGCAGGCCATCGTGCACCTGTACAACTCCACGTCCGTCCTGCAGCGCCGCGTGGTGTTCAACCAGGACGAGGACGGCATCCTGGACATCGCGCTGCAGGGCGCCCGCCTGTGCAAGAAGTACGAAGAAACGCTGGGCGACACCCACATCACCTACGAGTACTCGCCCGAGTCCTTCACCGGCACCGAGCTGGAGTACGCGGTCCGCGTCTGCAACGCCGTCGCCGACGTTTTCGAGGCATCCGCCGACCGCCAGGTGATCATCAACCTGCCCGCCACCGTGGAAATGGCCACCCCCAACGTCTACGCGGACTCCATCGAGTGGATGAGCCGCCACTTGCACCCCCGCGAAGGCATCATCCTCTCCCTGCACCCGCACAACGACCGCGGCACCGGCGTGGCCGCGGCCGAGCTGGGCTATCAGGCTGGCGCCGACCGCATCGAGGGCTGCCTGTTCGGCAACGGTGAGCGCACGGGCAACGTGGACCTGGTGACCCTCGGCCTGAACATGTTCGTGCAGGGCATTGACCCGATGATCGATTTCTCCGACATCGACGACGTCCGGCGCACCGTGGAGTACTGCAACCAGCTGCCCGTCGCGGAGCGTGCACCGTACGGCGGCGACCTCGTCTTCACAGCGTTCTCCGGGTCCCACCAGGACGCCATCAAGAAGGGCCTCGAAGCCCTGGAGAAGGACGCGGCGGCAGCAGGCAAGGACGTCAGCGACTTCACCTGGCAGGTTCCCTACCTGCCCGTGGACCCGAAGGACCTCGGCCGCAGCTACGAGGCCGTGATCCGCGTCAACTCCCAGTCCGGCAAGGGCGGCGTGGCCTACCTGCTGAAGAACGAGCACAGCCTGGACCTGCCGCGGCGGGCGCAGATCGAATTCTCCGGCGTTATCCAGCGGCAAACGGACACCGTGGGCGGCGAAGTCAGCGGTGCCCAGCTGTGGCAGCTGTTCCAGGACGAGTACCTGCCCTCGGCCAAGGCGGAAAGCCAGTGGGGCCGGTACTCCCTCGGCTCGGTGAAAACCGAAACCGACGAGGACGGCTCCATGACCCTGCACGCCTCGCTGGGCGTGGACGGCACCCACGTCAGCCGCACCGGCACCGGCAACGGCCCCATCGCCGCGCTGCTGGACATCCTCGGCCAGGACGGTGTGGACGTGCGGGTGCTGGACTACAGCGAGCACGCCCTGTCTGAAGGCGGCAGCGCCCTCGCCGCGGCCTACGTCGAATGCGCCGTGGGAGAACGTGTCCTGTGGGGCGTCGGCATCGATTCAAACACCAGCACCTCGGCGCTGAAGGCTGTCATCTCTGCCGTGAACCGGGCCATCCGGGACGCCCAGGCCTGA
- a CDS encoding HesB/IscA family protein gives MSTTTNENSTEPTGTASEELASHEVQLTDVAAGKVRSLLEQEGRTDLRLRVAVQPGGCSGLIYQLYFDERLLEGDAVRDYDGVEVVVDKMSVPYLSGASIDFEDTISKQGFTIDNPNAGGSCACGDSFH, from the coding sequence ATGAGCACTACGACCAATGAAAACAGCACCGAACCCACCGGCACTGCCAGTGAGGAACTGGCGAGCCACGAGGTTCAGCTGACGGACGTTGCAGCAGGCAAGGTCCGCAGCCTCCTGGAGCAGGAAGGCCGCACCGATCTCCGCCTCCGCGTAGCCGTGCAGCCGGGCGGTTGCTCCGGCCTCATTTACCAGCTGTACTTCGATGAGCGTCTCCTTGAAGGTGACGCGGTACGCGACTACGACGGCGTCGAGGTCGTCGTGGACAAGATGAGCGTCCCGTACCTCAGCGGTGCCAGCATCGACTTTGAAGACACCATCTCCAAGCAGGGCTTCACCATCGACAACCCGAACGCGGGCGGCTCATGCGCCTGCGGTGATTCGTTCCACTAA